A window of the Burkholderia sp. 9120 genome harbors these coding sequences:
- a CDS encoding FUSC family protein produces MESTRSMLDWPAPLTRFAAFLRTELAPYPGRGNVTLRCVLGGAFVIIVSMTLRVPELPLSLLVIFYVTQSNIVLTRVIAANLVIGVTFAVACVVALYAIAFGYPMLRILIASAIFFCGVYLMRAVTRFGLVFFLVSLIVIYAQSFGDLTDNTEMLVRSCLWVWAAVNYPVVTALILNTLLLPAEPERQLRAAMQRLLTVTQARLAALADARGPLESVSALALQVDTMTLQKLLRFTTMRRHLSEAEASAMLASVAAVSRIVEAAAYLPERIPVSGANRTETLRIVQGELASMSLAIGDDAQWPRWNAPARAPQPTSIAGVDMMERTLSALADAARSEPSDARSTRTGAPGDLAQNAPTRAAFFQPDALTNPRYARFALRTLLSVMICYVFYNAVKWPGIHTIMLTSLIVALPSLGASARQGILRACGALTGSGLALFMVAFVIPHLESITGLLLMALPVIALGAWLSAGSERIGYAGTQIMFTFSLALLVSFSPPSDLTEIRDRIVGILLGVGVAIFIQTWVWPEGEGDALRSQLASVLREIAAVARANATKLLRGAAASQAQAEPAPSTLWGKLADCSAMLARVALEPDWREGDIPDVTILSQAVLAQGRALLLAINAFNAEATLGSVTESIVPHAAQFQANVADALDHYADGLVMQIPDAMPPLPIDFSALGPFAPSLDAKARTLVWHTRRIDGALAGLPRWTANPREIAEQPVLG; encoded by the coding sequence ATGGAAAGCACCCGGTCGATGCTGGATTGGCCCGCGCCGCTGACCCGTTTCGCGGCTTTCCTGCGCACGGAACTCGCGCCTTATCCGGGGCGCGGCAATGTCACCCTGCGTTGCGTACTGGGCGGCGCGTTCGTCATCATCGTGTCGATGACTTTGCGGGTGCCCGAACTGCCGTTGTCGTTGCTGGTGATCTTTTACGTTACGCAGTCGAACATCGTACTGACACGTGTCATTGCGGCCAATCTGGTGATCGGCGTCACCTTTGCGGTGGCTTGCGTGGTCGCTTTATATGCGATCGCCTTTGGCTATCCGATGTTGCGCATCCTGATCGCGAGCGCGATTTTTTTCTGTGGCGTCTATCTGATGCGCGCGGTGACCCGGTTCGGGCTCGTCTTTTTTCTGGTCTCGCTGATCGTGATCTATGCGCAGAGTTTCGGCGACCTGACCGATAACACCGAAATGCTCGTGCGAAGCTGCCTGTGGGTGTGGGCGGCGGTCAACTATCCTGTCGTGACCGCGCTGATCCTCAACACACTGCTGTTGCCGGCGGAACCGGAGCGCCAATTGCGCGCCGCAATGCAACGGCTGCTGACCGTGACGCAAGCAAGGCTCGCGGCGCTGGCCGATGCACGCGGTCCGCTCGAATCAGTCAGTGCGCTGGCGCTGCAAGTCGATACGATGACGCTGCAGAAGCTGCTGCGCTTTACGACGATGCGCCGCCATTTGAGCGAAGCGGAGGCGTCTGCGATGCTGGCGAGCGTAGCGGCCGTGTCGCGCATCGTGGAGGCGGCAGCCTATCTGCCGGAGCGCATTCCTGTGTCCGGGGCGAACCGGACCGAAACCCTGCGCATCGTGCAGGGCGAACTCGCTTCAATGTCGCTGGCGATCGGCGACGATGCACAGTGGCCACGCTGGAACGCGCCGGCCCGAGCGCCGCAGCCCACTTCGATTGCGGGCGTCGACATGATGGAGCGCACCCTCAGCGCTTTGGCGGATGCAGCGCGTAGCGAGCCGAGCGACGCGCGATCGACACGAACGGGCGCGCCCGGCGATCTCGCCCAAAATGCGCCGACCCGTGCCGCGTTCTTCCAGCCGGACGCCCTGACCAATCCACGCTATGCACGCTTCGCGCTGCGCACGTTGCTATCGGTGATGATCTGTTACGTGTTCTATAACGCGGTGAAATGGCCGGGTATTCACACGATCATGTTGACGAGCCTCATCGTGGCGTTGCCGAGTCTCGGCGCATCCGCGCGTCAAGGCATCCTGCGCGCGTGTGGTGCGCTGACCGGCAGCGGGCTCGCGCTGTTCATGGTCGCATTCGTGATTCCCCATCTTGAGAGCATTACCGGGCTCCTGCTGATGGCACTCCCCGTGATTGCGCTTGGCGCGTGGCTATCGGCCGGCTCGGAGCGGATTGGCTATGCCGGCACGCAGATCATGTTCACTTTCTCGCTGGCCTTGCTCGTATCGTTTTCGCCGCCGTCCGACCTCACGGAGATTCGCGACCGGATCGTGGGCATTCTGCTGGGTGTCGGCGTGGCGATTTTCATTCAAACGTGGGTGTGGCCGGAAGGCGAAGGTGACGCGCTGCGCTCACAACTTGCCTCGGTGCTACGCGAGATCGCGGCGGTAGCACGGGCGAATGCAACGAAGCTCCTGCGCGGCGCTGCAGCTTCTCAGGCGCAGGCCGAACCGGCGCCGTCGACGCTATGGGGCAAACTCGCGGACTGTTCGGCCATGCTTGCGCGCGTCGCGCTCGAACCCGACTGGCGCGAAGGTGACATTCCAGACGTGACCATTCTGTCGCAAGCGGTGCTCGCACAAGGCCGCGCATTGCTGCTCGCGATCAACGCCTTCAATGCCGAGGCGACACTCGGCTCGGTGACGGAATCGATCGTGCCGCACGCTGCACAATTTCAAGCCAACGTCGCCGACGCATTGGACCATTACGCGGACGGTCTGGTCATGCAGATTCCCGACGCGATGCCGCCATTGCCGATCGACTTCAGTGCGTTGGGTCCGTTCGCGCCATCGCTAGACGCAAAGGCGCGCACGCTCGTCTGGCATACGCGAAGAATCGACGGCGCGCTAGCCGGGTTACCGCGCTGGACGGCCAATCCGCGTGAGATTGCGGAACAACCGGTGCTCGGGTGA
- the selA gene encoding L-seryl-tRNA(Sec) selenium transferase, protein MSDVSGSELRALMARVPSVDKVMASPEFAALVDAYGRSQVLAVLRDALDRWRASAQSGDASVSALDVARLQAVVDSALRRRNRSRLQSVFNLTGTVLHTNLGRALLPDEAVQSVMKALTQPANLEFDLDSGKRGDRDDLVDELIGELTGAEAATVVNNNAAAVLLTLSALASKKEVIVSRGELVEIGGAFRIPDIMSRAGARLREVGTTNRTHLKDYEDAIGPRTALLMKVHASNYAISGFTQEVGVDAIASLAHARGLPVAVDLGSGTLVDLMQWGLPRETTVRETVEAGADLVTFSGDKLLGGPQAGLIVGRRDLIAKIKKHPLKRALRVGKLTLAALEPVLQLYRAPEKLAERLTTLRLLTRAADDIRLVAERVQPVLQRAIGERYAVVAEPMFSQIGSGALPVDVLPSYGLVIRTADGKRGGRQLLALEKLLREMARPVIGRIADDALRLDLRCLEAADELELIEQLKSAPA, encoded by the coding sequence GTGAGTGATGTCAGCGGCTCCGAATTGCGGGCGCTCATGGCGCGCGTGCCGTCGGTCGACAAGGTCATGGCGTCGCCGGAGTTCGCGGCGCTGGTGGACGCGTATGGCCGCAGCCAGGTGCTAGCGGTGTTGCGCGACGCACTCGACCGTTGGCGTGCGAGCGCACAGTCGGGCGATGCGTCGGTGAGCGCGCTCGACGTCGCGCGTTTGCAGGCCGTGGTCGATAGCGCGCTGCGCCGGCGCAACCGCTCGCGTTTGCAGAGTGTGTTCAATCTGACCGGCACGGTGCTGCATACGAATCTCGGCCGCGCCCTGCTGCCGGATGAAGCGGTGCAATCCGTAATGAAAGCACTCACGCAGCCCGCCAACCTCGAATTCGATCTCGACTCGGGCAAACGTGGCGATCGCGACGATCTGGTCGACGAACTCATCGGCGAACTGACCGGCGCGGAGGCCGCGACCGTGGTCAATAACAATGCCGCTGCGGTGTTGCTCACGCTCTCTGCGTTGGCGTCGAAGAAAGAAGTCATCGTGTCGCGCGGCGAGCTCGTCGAGATTGGCGGCGCGTTCCGGATTCCCGACATCATGAGTCGCGCGGGCGCCAGGCTGCGCGAAGTCGGCACGACGAATCGCACGCACCTGAAGGATTACGAGGACGCCATCGGCCCGCGTACCGCGCTGCTGATGAAAGTCCACGCGAGCAATTACGCGATCAGCGGATTCACCCAAGAGGTCGGCGTCGACGCGATCGCGTCGCTGGCGCATGCGCGCGGCCTGCCGGTCGCGGTGGATCTGGGCAGCGGCACGCTGGTCGATCTGATGCAATGGGGCTTGCCGCGCGAGACGACCGTGCGCGAAACCGTCGAAGCGGGCGCGGATCTCGTCACGTTCAGCGGAGACAAATTGCTGGGTGGGCCGCAGGCGGGGCTGATCGTCGGCCGGCGCGATCTGATTGCGAAGATCAAGAAGCATCCGCTCAAGCGTGCGCTGCGTGTCGGCAAACTGACGCTTGCGGCGTTGGAGCCGGTTTTGCAGCTTTATCGCGCGCCGGAGAAACTCGCCGAGCGGTTGACCACGCTGCGCTTACTCACGCGTGCTGCCGACGATATCCGGCTCGTCGCCGAACGTGTGCAGCCCGTCTTGCAGCGCGCGATCGGCGAGCGTTATGCGGTGGTGGCCGAGCCGATGTTCAGCCAGATCGGCAGCGGTGCTTTGCCGGTGGACGTGCTGCCGAGCTACGGCCTCGTGATCAGAACCGCTGATGGCAAGCGCGGCGGCCGTCAGTTGCTCGCGTTGGAAAAGCTGCTGCGCGAGATGGCGCGGCCGGTGATCGGCCGTATCGCGGATGACGCACTGCGTCTCGATCTGCGCTGTCTCGAAGCCGCCGACGAACTGGAACTGATCGAGCAACTGAAGAGCGCACCGGCATGA
- the mdtN gene encoding multidrug transporter subunit MdtN: MTASNRANADQRRPRPWLAILLILLAVLAVCAVIWRVDTTPRTDDAYAYADTIGVVPEVSGKIVTLAVRDNQRVKRGDLLLQIDPRPYQYALQRAQAELAQLDAQIPLTQRSVNAQVFGAAGAKAAVIRAQAAAKQTADTLARTRPLITMGYVSADELERARTAQRSAQAELDAAEQQERGARAAVSGVDALVAQRSVLQAQIQTARLNLEYATVRAPFDGLVVELRTSIGQYVSAQKPVFTLIDTRHWYVIANLRENELSHIRPGTPATVYLMSDTGIRFNGVVDSIGFGVDPQDGASTANGLPSIERSINWVHVAQRFPVKILVDQPNPRLFRIGTSAVAVLRPTRDDARQAQAARDGAPS, from the coding sequence ATGACAGCTTCGAACCGCGCGAATGCAGACCAGCGTCGTCCCCGACCCTGGTTGGCCATCCTTCTGATCCTGCTTGCCGTGCTCGCGGTGTGCGCAGTGATCTGGCGCGTTGACACGACACCGCGCACCGACGACGCGTACGCCTACGCGGACACCATCGGCGTAGTGCCGGAGGTGAGCGGCAAGATCGTCACGCTCGCTGTGCGAGACAATCAGCGAGTGAAGCGAGGCGATCTGCTGCTTCAGATCGACCCAAGGCCCTATCAATATGCTCTTCAACGGGCGCAAGCCGAACTCGCTCAACTGGACGCGCAGATTCCGCTCACTCAACGCAGTGTGAACGCACAAGTGTTTGGCGCGGCGGGCGCCAAGGCGGCAGTGATCCGTGCGCAAGCGGCGGCGAAGCAGACCGCCGACACCCTGGCCAGAACCAGGCCGCTGATCACGATGGGCTACGTTTCCGCAGATGAACTGGAGCGGGCTCGAACCGCACAACGTTCCGCACAGGCTGAACTCGATGCTGCCGAGCAGCAGGAGCGCGGAGCCCGGGCGGCCGTCAGCGGTGTCGACGCGCTCGTCGCGCAGCGCTCGGTCTTGCAGGCTCAGATCCAGACAGCCCGGCTCAACCTTGAATATGCAACCGTGCGTGCACCGTTCGATGGCCTTGTGGTTGAACTACGGACGTCGATCGGGCAATACGTATCGGCGCAAAAACCGGTGTTCACGCTGATCGACACGCGGCACTGGTATGTGATTGCAAATCTCCGCGAAAACGAACTGAGTCACATCCGCCCTGGCACGCCGGCCACCGTCTACCTGATGAGCGACACCGGGATCCGTTTCAACGGAGTGGTGGATTCGATCGGCTTCGGCGTCGATCCTCAGGATGGCGCCAGTACGGCCAATGGCTTGCCGTCCATCGAACGTAGCATCAACTGGGTGCACGTCGCGCAACGTTTTCCTGTGAAGATCCTGGTCGATCAGCCCAATCCACGGCTGTTCCGGATCGGCACCTCGGCTGTTGCGGTGTTGCGTCCGACCCGTGACGACGCACGGCAGGCGCAGGCCGCACGCGACGGAGCGCCGTCGTGA
- a CDS encoding YtcA family lipoprotein — MSETRQRSAPTRLNWLNWLRRIRGGFVLSLCVLTAGCSGSPTIAILGAYFPDWLFCIAGAVLAVACVHVLLSRSGRGALLEPPALVYPALTVLFAVALWTAGFNL, encoded by the coding sequence ATGTCCGAAACACGACAGCGCAGCGCGCCGACCCGGCTCAATTGGCTCAATTGGCTCAGGCGGATTCGCGGAGGCTTCGTTTTGTCGCTGTGCGTCCTGACGGCAGGGTGCAGTGGTTCGCCCACGATCGCGATACTCGGTGCCTATTTTCCTGACTGGCTGTTTTGCATCGCGGGCGCCGTGCTGGCCGTCGCCTGCGTGCATGTGCTGTTGTCGCGCAGTGGACGAGGTGCGCTACTCGAACCTCCTGCACTCGTCTACCCCGCGCTGACAGTGTTATTCGCAGTCGCGCTCTGGACTGCCGGGTTCAATTTATGA
- the selB gene encoding selenocysteine-specific translation elongation factor: MIVGTAGHIDHGKTSLVKALSGVDTDRLKEEKARGISIELGYAYVPLENGEVLGLIDVPGHEKLVHTMAAGASGIDFALLVIAADDGVMPQTREHLAIIELLGIQRGAVALTKIDRVDEPRLREVRDEVAALLSDSVLRDAPVFETCATRPDDAGVAALKAHLHVAAAAWQMKRDDGLFRLAVDRVFTLVGQGTIVTGTVVSGSVSVGDTMLLAPKNQPVRVRSIHAQNRPAQRGRAGERCALNLAGIEKSAIERGDWIVDPRLSQASERIDVMLNLLADASLKLEHWAPLHVHLGTQHQVARVALLDGEALGAGQQARVQLVFERPVCALPGDRFVVRNAQASRTVGGGRVLDPFAPSRKRRSVERLAWLDAIQNMLDTGTLDALFARAPYGLSRSLLERLTGRPADAFAAALPHDTRAVELHGDDALLVAEASWLALANRLITSLGQYHERSPDEFGPDVSRLRRIAAPLVDDALWRALVDDAVASGHIVKRGPWLHLPDHAVTLDDADRTLAAALLPVVKAGRFDPPWVRDLATAHGVSEERMRLLMRKLARQGELFQVVRDLFYHQDVIRELAAIAADEAEKNSGTVAAAPFRDVTGLGRKRAIQLLEFFDRVGYTRFHRGLHLMRAESRWLDLL, from the coding sequence ATGATCGTCGGTACGGCAGGGCATATCGACCACGGCAAGACGAGTCTGGTGAAAGCGCTGTCGGGCGTGGATACCGATCGTCTGAAGGAAGAGAAAGCGCGCGGCATTTCAATCGAGTTGGGCTACGCCTATGTGCCGCTTGAGAACGGTGAGGTACTCGGTCTGATCGACGTGCCGGGTCACGAGAAGCTGGTGCATACCATGGCCGCCGGGGCGAGCGGTATCGACTTTGCGCTGCTCGTGATCGCCGCCGACGACGGCGTCATGCCGCAAACGCGCGAGCATCTGGCGATTATCGAATTGCTGGGCATTCAGCGCGGTGCGGTTGCGTTAACCAAGATCGATCGGGTGGATGAGCCGCGTCTACGCGAAGTGCGCGATGAAGTGGCCGCGTTGCTGAGCGATAGCGTACTGCGGGATGCGCCTGTGTTCGAAACCTGCGCGACGCGGCCCGACGATGCCGGTGTGGCCGCGTTGAAGGCGCATTTACATGTAGCCGCCGCAGCGTGGCAGATGAAACGCGACGACGGTCTGTTTCGTCTCGCGGTGGATCGCGTCTTCACGTTGGTCGGGCAAGGCACGATCGTGACGGGGACGGTGGTGTCGGGCAGCGTGAGCGTCGGCGATACGATGCTGCTGGCGCCGAAGAATCAGCCTGTGCGGGTGCGGAGTATCCACGCGCAGAATCGTCCGGCGCAGCGCGGACGAGCGGGCGAACGCTGCGCATTGAATCTCGCTGGCATCGAGAAGAGTGCGATAGAACGGGGTGACTGGATTGTCGATCCGCGTCTGTCGCAAGCGTCGGAACGTATCGACGTCATGTTGAATCTGCTCGCCGATGCGTCGCTCAAGCTGGAGCATTGGGCGCCGCTGCATGTTCATCTGGGCACGCAGCATCAGGTGGCGCGTGTGGCGTTGCTCGATGGCGAAGCACTCGGCGCCGGTCAACAGGCGCGCGTGCAACTCGTGTTCGAGCGGCCGGTGTGTGCGCTGCCGGGTGATCGGTTTGTGGTGCGCAACGCGCAGGCTAGTCGCACGGTGGGCGGTGGACGGGTGCTCGATCCGTTTGCGCCGTCGCGTAAGCGTCGCTCGGTTGAGCGGCTGGCGTGGCTCGATGCAATTCAAAACATGCTCGATACCGGCACGCTCGATGCGTTGTTTGCAAGAGCGCCGTATGGGTTGTCGCGCTCTCTGCTGGAGCGGTTGACGGGCCGGCCAGCGGACGCGTTTGCGGCTGCGTTGCCGCACGATACTCGCGCGGTCGAGCTTCATGGCGACGATGCCTTGCTGGTCGCGGAGGCGTCATGGCTGGCGCTGGCGAACCGGTTGATCACATCGCTCGGTCAGTACCATGAGCGTTCGCCGGATGAATTCGGTCCGGACGTGTCGCGTTTGCGGCGTATCGCTGCACCGTTGGTTGACGATGCGCTGTGGCGCGCCTTGGTCGACGATGCAGTTGCGAGTGGGCACATTGTCAAACGCGGGCCATGGTTGCATCTGCCGGATCATGCAGTGACGCTCGACGACGCCGATCGAACGCTCGCCGCAGCGTTGCTGCCTGTAGTGAAAGCGGGGCGCTTCGATCCTCCGTGGGTGCGCGATCTGGCAACCGCACATGGTGTTTCAGAAGAACGCATGCGGCTATTGATGCGCAAACTCGCGCGGCAAGGCGAGTTGTTTCAGGTCGTGCGTGATCTCTTTTATCACCAGGATGTGATTCGCGAACTGGCTGCGATTGCGGCCGATGAAGCTGAAAAAAATAGCGGTACGGTAGCCGCGGCGCCGTTTCGCGATGTCACCGGGCTGGGGCGAAAACGCGCGATCCAGCTTTTGGAGTTCTTTGATCGCGTTGGCTATACTCGCTTCCACCGTGGCCTGCATCTCATGCGCGCGGAAAGTCGTTGGCTCGATCTGCTTTGA
- the poxB gene encoding ubiquinone-dependent pyruvate dehydrogenase, producing the protein MTTAADYLVDTLAHVGVKRIYGVVGDSLNGISDSLRRTGKIDWVHMRHEEGAAFAAAAEAHLTGELAVCAGSCGPGNLHLINGLFDAHRSGVPVLAIAAHIPSTEIGIDYFQATHPESLFRECSHYVELVSDVGQLPQILTRAMRVAVGRRGVAVVVIPGDVALSPTIAQVAPWVVPTSAPVLRPSDDELACLADMLHDASRVTFMCGAGCAGARDEVIELARRVKAPIVHSLRGKEYIEHDNPYDVGMTGNVGFASGFAAMKACDLLLLLGTDFPYRQFYPENAKIVQIDVRPEALGNRCSLDLGLVGTVKDTLAALLPSVNDKPDSDHLDSALAHYKKARKDLDELAESGPSSTAIHPQYVTRLVSELASDDAIFTCDVGTPIAWTARYLKLNGKRRLVGSFNHGSMANAMLHAIGAQCAFPDQQVISMSGDGGFTMMMGDFITLVQAKLPVKLIVLNNGTLGFVEIEMRASGFIDTGCDLVNPNFANMAEAMGVKGIRVEKPQELEGAIATALAHDGPVLVDVVSARQELIMPPKTTVDEAWKFGIFMMQAVLDGRGSQLIDIAKVNLTR; encoded by the coding sequence ATGACTACAGCGGCGGACTATCTCGTCGATACCCTTGCGCATGTCGGGGTAAAACGGATCTATGGTGTGGTCGGTGACTCGCTCAATGGGATATCCGACTCGTTGCGACGGACCGGCAAGATCGATTGGGTTCACATGCGCCATGAAGAGGGCGCTGCATTCGCAGCGGCCGCCGAAGCGCATCTGACGGGTGAGCTTGCCGTGTGCGCGGGTAGTTGCGGGCCGGGCAATCTGCATCTGATCAACGGTTTGTTCGACGCGCACCGTAGTGGCGTGCCGGTACTGGCGATCGCCGCGCACATTCCGAGCACAGAAATCGGCATCGACTACTTTCAGGCCACGCACCCGGAAAGCCTGTTTCGCGAATGCAGCCACTATGTCGAGCTAGTGTCGGATGTCGGCCAGTTGCCTCAAATCCTGACACGCGCCATGCGGGTCGCGGTCGGCAGAAGAGGCGTCGCCGTGGTGGTGATTCCGGGTGACGTGGCACTCTCGCCAACGATTGCACAAGTCGCTCCCTGGGTGGTTCCCACCAGTGCCCCGGTGTTGCGCCCGTCCGATGACGAACTCGCCTGTCTCGCCGACATGCTGCACGATGCGTCACGGGTGACCTTCATGTGCGGCGCGGGATGCGCGGGAGCGCGCGACGAAGTGATCGAGCTGGCGAGGCGCGTGAAAGCGCCGATTGTCCACTCGCTGCGCGGCAAGGAATATATCGAACACGACAATCCCTACGACGTCGGAATGACCGGCAATGTCGGGTTTGCTTCCGGCTTTGCCGCCATGAAGGCCTGTGACCTGCTGTTGCTGCTCGGAACTGACTTCCCCTATCGTCAGTTCTACCCGGAGAACGCGAAGATCGTACAGATCGACGTTCGTCCTGAAGCATTAGGTAACCGCTGTTCGCTGGATCTCGGTCTAGTCGGCACGGTGAAGGATACGCTGGCCGCACTGTTGCCGTCGGTCAACGACAAGCCGGATTCGGACCACCTCGACAGTGCACTCGCGCACTACAAAAAGGCGCGCAAAGATCTGGACGAGCTGGCCGAAAGTGGTCCGTCGAGCACCGCGATTCACCCGCAATACGTGACGCGACTCGTGAGCGAACTTGCCTCTGACGACGCCATCTTCACCTGCGACGTCGGCACGCCGATCGCGTGGACGGCGCGCTATCTAAAGCTGAACGGTAAGCGCCGATTGGTCGGTTCGTTCAATCACGGCTCGATGGCCAATGCCATGCTGCACGCGATCGGAGCGCAGTGCGCGTTTCCGGATCAGCAGGTGATTTCGATGTCAGGCGATGGCGGCTTCACCATGATGATGGGCGATTTCATCACGCTCGTGCAGGCCAAGCTCCCAGTGAAGCTGATCGTGCTGAATAACGGAACGCTGGGTTTCGTCGAAATTGAAATGCGGGCGTCCGGTTTTATCGACACCGGCTGCGATCTCGTCAATCCGAACTTTGCGAACATGGCCGAGGCGATGGGCGTCAAGGGCATCCGCGTCGAGAAGCCTCAGGAACTCGAAGGTGCGATTGCAACGGCGCTTGCGCACGACGGCCCGGTACTCGTCGACGTAGTCAGTGCCCGCCAGGAACTGATCATGCCGCCCAAGACTACCGTGGACGAAGCGTGGAAGTTCGGCATCTTCATGATGCAGGCGGTGCTGGACGGCCGGGGCAGTCAATTGATCGACATCGCGAAGGTCAATCTGACGCGCTGA
- a CDS encoding MdtP family multidrug efflux transporter outer membrane subunit, whose translation MICVIRESRFRSSAVIGKGKHYFARWIVPSIMPLLASCAIIHHDRPPAAMITPQQVRIDDGIRLPSEAWPSAHWWTQYGDPQLNTLIELSLAHAPTLAIAEEHVSQARAQVELTRAATDLQISAHAEIDQQHVSDHGFLSAYADHNPPIGAYGPWYTSGLVGLDGHYDIDIWGKQRDQVRAALGEQNAQREEAAQAELEVAAGVAELYFTIQTAYASLDLLQQLRATRAFDYDAHAARSGRGLEALTPSNEARAQLLAIDQQIESTREQIVHAREALRALSGAGPDNLPAIVPVPLPTPSVSLPASLSYELLARRPDLQAMRWLIEASLDRIDAAKAAFYPSFDIAAFFGLDALRLRDLFTHSAQQINIIPGLTLPIFDGGRLNANLHGARTVSNTLIEQYNQAVLNAVRDVAQSGSAIEDIDHRMQLQRERIGALSFASDSAKASYQTGLSDQVSAMDAKAPVIEARLALVKLSGDELQTAIGLTMALGGGYRSGDLPADRETKVGVADLESP comes from the coding sequence ATGATCTGCGTCATTCGGGAATCGCGTTTTCGCTCCAGCGCCGTCATCGGCAAAGGGAAGCACTATTTCGCGCGATGGATCGTGCCGTCGATCATGCCGCTGCTGGCGTCGTGCGCGATCATCCACCACGATCGACCGCCGGCCGCGATGATCACGCCGCAGCAGGTGCGCATCGACGACGGCATTCGTCTGCCGAGCGAAGCGTGGCCCTCGGCGCATTGGTGGACCCAGTACGGCGATCCTCAACTCAACACGCTGATCGAGCTCTCGCTGGCTCACGCACCAACGCTCGCGATTGCCGAGGAGCATGTATCCCAGGCGCGGGCGCAGGTGGAACTGACTCGCGCAGCCACCGATCTGCAAATCTCCGCACATGCGGAGATCGATCAGCAGCACGTGTCGGATCATGGCTTCCTGAGCGCCTACGCCGATCACAATCCGCCGATTGGCGCATACGGCCCGTGGTACACCTCAGGATTAGTCGGTCTCGACGGGCACTACGATATCGACATTTGGGGCAAGCAGCGCGATCAGGTTCGCGCTGCGCTAGGCGAACAGAACGCGCAGCGCGAAGAGGCGGCGCAGGCCGAGCTTGAAGTCGCGGCAGGCGTCGCCGAGCTGTACTTCACGATTCAGACTGCTTATGCGAGCCTCGATCTTTTGCAGCAGCTTCGCGCGACCCGCGCGTTCGACTACGACGCTCACGCGGCGCGCAGCGGGCGCGGCCTCGAAGCGCTGACGCCGTCCAACGAGGCCCGCGCGCAACTGCTTGCGATCGACCAGCAGATCGAATCGACCAGAGAGCAGATCGTGCATGCACGAGAGGCGCTGCGTGCGCTGTCAGGCGCCGGCCCCGACAACCTGCCCGCAATCGTGCCGGTGCCATTGCCGACGCCGTCCGTGTCGTTGCCCGCCTCGCTCTCGTACGAATTGCTGGCACGTCGCCCGGACCTCCAGGCAATGCGGTGGTTGATCGAGGCGTCGCTTGACCGGATTGATGCGGCCAAGGCCGCTTTCTATCCCAGCTTCGACATCGCCGCATTTTTTGGTCTGGACGCGCTACGCCTGCGCGATCTGTTCACGCACTCGGCCCAGCAGATCAATATCATTCCTGGGCTCACATTGCCGATCTTCGACGGTGGCCGTCTGAACGCCAATCTGCACGGTGCGCGTACGGTGAGTAATACGCTGATCGAGCAATACAACCAGGCGGTGCTGAACGCGGTGCGCGACGTCGCGCAAAGCGGGAGCGCGATCGAAGACATCGACCATCGCATGCAGTTGCAGCGCGAGCGAATCGGCGCACTCAGTTTCGCCAGTGACAGCGCCAAGGCGAGTTATCAAACCGGCCTGTCGGATCAGGTGAGCGCGATGGACGCGAAGGCGCCCGTTATCGAAGCGCGCCTCGCTCTCGTCAAGCTCTCTGGCGACGAGTTGCAGACAGCAATCGGGTTGACCATGGCATTGGGAGGCGGTTATCGAAGCGGCGATCTCCCTGCGGATCGCGAGACCAAAGTAGGCGTTGCCGATCTGGAGAGCCCTTAG
- a CDS encoding LacI family DNA-binding transcriptional regulator: MHQKSLPGRVTQREVTQRAHVSQSTVSLIPGDCAQPLFPAETLERVFNAVKELGYTPNVLAQALKTSRTKTLACVVPDVGNPYYPALFSGVRAAAGLGLRCHRAEHPLQ, encoded by the coding sequence ATGCACCAGAAGTCGCTTCCAGGGCGCGTCACCCAGCGGGAAGTCACACAGCGAGCCCATGTGTCGCAGTCGACGGTTTCGTTGATTCCTGGAGATTGCGCCCAACCGCTCTTCCCCGCTGAGACGCTCGAACGCGTGTTCAATGCGGTAAAAGAATTGGGCTATACGCCGAACGTTCTTGCGCAGGCGCTCAAGACGAGTCGCACAAAGACCTTGGCATGCGTGGTGCCGGACGTTGGCAATCCCTATTATCCGGCGCTCTTCAGCGGCGTCCGGGCTGCTGCGGGATTAGGGTTACGATGTCATCGTGCTGAACACCCACTTCAGTGA